GAAGCCTTACATTGTTtctccaaaacagaaaacaaactaagCTTCAGTAGTAGTTCTAACACCTACAGAGGAAGATGTCCGAAGGAGATTAAAAGAAGGGGTACATGCTGTTGAAGCAAAATTATATACAGGAAGCAAGACCTTGAAGAAGGAGACAAGAAATAGAGGGCAAGGAAATGCAGTTTCAAAGAGACAGCTAGGATTGAGAGTAAATTCTGGGATGATGAAAGAAAGATGAGGTGGAGGAAGGGAATTGATTCATGAATGGGtgaacaaaaaaataagcagACCAAAGGAGGGTGGGATAGAGAGGCACAAAGGGTgagtcagggaaaaaaaggaactcTGAAGGGATGTAAAAGGGCTGGAGAGTGCATTTAGGACTGGCATATGAGCTGGAATGGCGCATGAGGGTCCTgaatcctcctcttcctctgcagcagggagaaatTCTGAAATGAAGCATCAAACCTGTGTTGTGTCTGATCTGTACCCGTACACACAGGGCAGGTACATCCTACCTCAGATAGGCTAGGAACAAGAAAGAAACCTTGGttgcaagaaaacaaagagctttTGAAAGTGCTCAATTTATTCAGTTATGGTTCTGGTGTTATGTGTGCCCTGTGCAGTAGACTTGATTGaccttgggtttggtttttctttttaaaaatattaatactcAGTCTTACACAATTACAGGTTTTAtagcaaggaaataaaaacaagcacTCTAATAAAGGTTCTTTGCATTGTAAAGTAAAAATGTTGATTTCCACCCTTATCCCTCAAGAACTTTTATTATCAGCAAATGGTAATTCAGATTATTGGTACTGTGAAGCGTTACCTACCACAAAATCTTTAAACCTGTGCCTTAAGATTTCAATtctaaattaatgttttaattcaGTACAGAAATAGTTTCATTTCTATCATCCCAAGTTCCAACTCATCATTTCCCCTGCAGTAAGCCTTGCACATCAGACTCCCTCTGCCACATTCCTCCAGCTCAGTTTCAGTCCTTCTGTGTTCCCTAGGTCAGTTGAGCAGCAACTCAGCTGGGAGTCTGCATTACTACTAAGTCTGGTATTCCCTTTTTATAGATGCTCATTTTGCCCTGGTCTATGTTGTAAAGGAGCTCTAGACTATCTCTGGTGTGACAGACTTAATAGTTTCAGTAAGATTGTTTTTGTAATGTTCCAGTTGGTTTCATCAAGGTACCTCACCTCTAGtaattgttttctgtcttgcGTTTCCGGTGTGTTTTATAATTTGTTGCATCTTATCAAGAAAATTAGGTTTTGATAGTATTTGTAGTATCAGTAGCAGTACTAAAGTAGTCATTATATTAATTTTGGATATAATGGGCCTCATATTAAGGCTGTCTCTGCAGCTCCTTATGAGACAATTATTGCAAACCAACTGTTCTCAGTTACTTTACAACCCATGCTGTTAAtattctggtttgctttttgctCTAAATAGGCTTTTACCTTTTCTGAGACATACTGTGGGTTTTGATTAGTAAGAATGGATGATGATGTAGTAAAATATTACCATTGTATAATGAGTCAGTTTTGCGTTAGTGTAGACTATTTTTTGCCTAAATCATGTTACGGTTCATTAAACTTGGATGGGAGCTGATTGTTAGCTCAGAAACTGCTCATGCTAATTATAAGACTAACTTGGTTGATCACTAGAAGTCGGCTGGGGAGGAAAAATCATGTTGCTTGTGCTTCCAGAAATAACTTAATTTTGGTAAACAGGAGCTTCATCTGGctgaagtttttttttaattactgataAATTACAGTACCTGTCTGCTACCTGAAACATTGCAAGTAGCTGTCAGTAAATGTCATTGGCATATGTTTATATCCCATATGCTAATGAGTTGGATATCACAGAAAGCATTTTTGAGGCAACTGTAATTGGTAACTGAGTAACTCATGTTCCAGATACAGAGTGTGAGCAATTCAGAAATGTCATGTCACATGCGGGGGGACATAAGTGTTGTCCATGGTGTCTGTTGTACATGAGCAGCAGTGGTAGGCTTTGAGGCTTTAGGCATTATACTTGAATCTGGCTTTCTTGCTTGCAGtaatttttgtttatgtttATCCTTTCTTGTGTAATTTACCCATGTCTGGATGCATGCTATATACAATTCATCCGGGTATGAATTTGGCCATCAAAGGAAAGTAAAccaagcttttctttgttttgatggCTTCCTAACAAAAGAGAATAAACTTTTGTGAAGACTCAAGACCATACAAAGTTATAAACTGTTAGCTAGCTTCCCAGTTAAAATAAGGCACTCTCTACCCCAAGAGCCAGGAGGCAGCACTTAGGTTACACTAGAACATGCTGAGTAAAAGGTTGAAGGTATAACttacagaaagagaagattAGGAGGTAACTTCCCCTCTAATCCTCAGAAGACAGTTTAGCCTCCTCAGTTTTGTGATAGAAGTAGACACATGGTCCAAAAAAGGGGTAGTAACTTCAGCATTTGACACAGCTGGAGGTTGTGGGTATCTTTGGTGGTTAGTAGTCTTAGGGAAGAAATTTGGTACTTGCTGGTCTTGAAGCAGCTTGGACTCTTGTCAGGTTAAGAGTAACAGTTTGTGCTGTTGCAGAAACAAGAGGCCTGCCTGTTCATATTCACAGCCATATAATGagcttcagaaaggaaaaaaaaaacccaacccacacTTACACAACTTGCTTCCATCATCATGTCAGTGGCATAAAGACAGGAGGAACAAGTAAAAAGGATTTGGGTTTTTGACAGCAAGAGGACCTTGCTGCTTactctttaaaagcaaatggtACTTTTCTGCTCCTTGCAATATCCTGCTGTTGGAACACAAGAAACTACTTCTTCTAGGTTATATATAAGACATATAATAGgctcaaaataataatttcccaGATAGCTTTATACATCTTAATACTGATGCTGTGCAGAAGTGTACAGCACCCAGACTGGAGTACAGGTAAAAGGGTTCACTGAAAGAAAGTACAGTGTGCTTTATCTTTATTACATGAGTTCAGGTTTGTCGTAGCTGCTATACTGGCCATTCttgatgaaaaagcagaagatgctTAGGCAAGCAATGATAAAATTATCTATCTGAATGTTGTCATGTTATGTCTTTCTAGGAAGGAACAAAGTGTGAAGTTCCCTGAAGACTTTTCAGTTAACCTTCCTAATcttcttaaatttattttacatcACTCAAGTTTTTCTTCATCAGAGCACTGTACCAAAGAATGCCTACATAAAGAGACAGTTCTACAGCAAGGACATATCTCCCACTTAGAGAAAGAAATTGAGAAGTTAAGATCAGAAATTACTGCCCTTCATCAGGCCCATGACCAGCTTGAAGCACAGCTTTCTGAAGCTAGGAGAGAGGAACATAGACTACAGCAGCAAAAACACACACTGGAAAAACAGCACAAGACTCTGCAGCTCCACAGCGAGCAGTTACAGGCCACATATAACCAGAAGAATCAAGAATTACTAGCAATGGCTGAAAAGCTTCAAGAATTAGCTGATGCATCAGAAAACCTCCTTAAAGAGAATACTTTACTGAGAATCCTGGTAGCATCAAGGGAAGGAAAGCTACAGAGCCAAGATGAAATTAAAGAACCCCTTCAGTCAGAGCAGACACGTTCCGAAGATAATTCTGTAGTTTCAACTGCTACTGACAcattagaggaaaaaaggatTGATAATATTGAtaccacagaaacaaaacacagtagtGGAAACAGGACAGAATGATTACTTACACAAGGTCAAATGATGCAGTACTGGGTAGGTATTTATGCAAATTTTATTGAAATTCATTGTAAATAAAGACTTCTTCCCCCACATgatctagaaaaagaaaaatcaaatgcaaTATTTTTGTATACTTGAACAACTTAATAGATACCCACATCTAAAGAGAAGAGGAGAATGGAAAACACTTTCTGCACTTTACTATTGCACTAATTTACAAATTTTGCCATTTAAATTGAAGATTGTGATTTTTAGGGCAGCAGTGTGAAGCACTTCTGACTCAGAACCAGTTGTTTTTCACTGGCTATCTCTTACAGCTGCTTGAAGAGAAATTAGTCCTTTGATTTCTacttttctgtgatttctgaagTTTGCCCTTTACACTGCATTTCCTTTGCTGAATTAAAATAGAGATACTTCATCCGCGTAATCAGTGAACTTGAATGGACAAAAGTAATATTGCTACAACTATTCTGTTCTAGAACTTCAGCACTTTGTATCACTTTTGTATACCAGTTATTTGACTGTCTTGAAACCTGCAGCAGCCATGTGTAAACTGTTCTCTACTGAAAACTAAGGAGTCTTACTGAATTAATCCTTTTCCTCTTGATTTGTAAGAGGTGTAGAATGAGTTTAAACATTTGAGTCTGGCTACACATGCAAGTCTCATGAGACTAATATCTTCCAGAAGAGCATGTGGCAGGGTAAAAAGCTGTACCCCATATCATACTCGGAAGGCAACAGCAGGAGCTTTCTTTTACTTGACAGCATTAACTTCGCTTCAAATTATACCCTTCAGTTAATTTTTACTGCTACATTTGCCTTTTTAAGTCAACATACTACTGTAGAAAAAGGGACAAGACTTTTTGGCTAGGGTGCTACTGTCTTGCATACAGTTAGAGTTCTCAAGCATGCGTGCAGGGTTGTGTTACTTACTCCATATGTACAGGTACAAGAAGCCAGTCTAACGATGTCTATATAGCTGAAGAACTTGAACTTCATTATTTGTAACTTATCTCAGGGAACAGATTTACAGAATTTTTCTTTACTAGGCAATTAAGTGTTTAGAAGTTTCAGGAGGCAAAGGAAGCTATGTATAAAGTCACAGAAAACAGGTCAGTGGCCTCAAAGCAAGTGTGCCTACCCTAAGAGTTTTAGAATACATAAGCTGCCAGTGGTGGCTCAGTGTTgttctttctcctcccctttcccctctcctcctgctAAAGGTTTGAGGTCCAGGACAGTCTCTAAGACATCTTGTTAGAGTTCCTATAGCTTAACTATAGCACAAAGCAGAATCTGGAAGGGGTGCTCTTGTTTGTAAAGACTTTGCCATTGCCAACTAAGAACTTCTACAAACTGAACAGCCAATCTCCCTTGCCCATACCAACATTTGTTTTTATAGTAAAGCCTGAAGCTTAACTGTCTTGATTTAACTGTACTACTACAAGATATCTACAAGATACGTTAACTGGATTATATAGTTAACTGTTTGTAGactaaaatgcctttttacaACAGGCTGTTAACATATACTGTAGCTGCTGAGTACACAAACTGGAGTTCTAGGAAAATTTCATACTAGTTGCACTTAAGTAACCACTTCTGCAGTTTCAGCATGCAGACCTACAGAAGAGAAAAGCCTGCTCTACTGCCATTTCGAACTCCTGGAAACCTTCTGGACCAGCCCCAAGGGTTCAGCATCCATCATTAGTTCCTAGGCTGGTATCCATCAAAATGGCAGTTTCCTTGCAGTAGCTACATGGTTAGAAGACTCAGTTCTAGCAGCTATAAGCTTAACCTACCTAGCTGCAACTAAACAAAGTCACTTTCTCATAGCTCCTGTGTTTACCCCCTCAACATGTTACTGAAGGATTATACCTGTTCTCAAAGAAGGTACTCTGCATCAGTTCACTGAACTGTTAAGAGGAGTTCTGACTTTATGGCTGTGCACTCAAATTAATAGCAGAAGCAAGCTTTAACTGCAGATTTGATTTTGAAGGTCTGGAATCCCAGCTACAGCTGTGGTTCAGCAGTCCTTGTGTTATGTACAGTTGCATCATGTATTTCCATATGCGGTGgaacacaaagcaaaaagcttctggcagcttACTTACAGTTCACAGTTGTAAAGTAGTTCACATTACAGTAGTAGCTCCGTCAAAGTAGGCTCAGCTAAACATTCAAGTAACAAAAACAGTCTCTTCACACCAACATATCCCAGTGTCCATTGCCAGCAATGGACATTATGCTGGGTGGGTCAGCTCCTGTCACAGAGGAATCGGGATACACAGTTGATGCAAAGTGCAACTTCTCAGTGCATGCAGTTGCTAACAAAGCTTATGTAATCCTCATCAGGGTATTCTGTGATGAGTAGCGTGCATGTGACCAGGTTCTTCACAGGAGAGATTCTTCTGCCAGTTACACACATCATAAGCGTAGTTCATATACATGTGTCACTCCAAGTTAGCTATGTACTTCTGTGCCATTTGGAGTTAGCTTAGCTTTCCTCTCTACACAAGGTCCTTTAGCAGAGTACTGCACCAGAAGGAAGGGCTCTTTGGTTTCTCCTTCTCCCACAATGCTTTCCTCATCTTCAGACTGGCTGATCCTCTGCAGACGCAGGTAACACCAGCAGCCCAGTATCAAGGCACCAAGAGCTGCAATAGCAATCAAAATAACAATAACAGTCACCACTCCAGTGGTGGGGCTATGATCCATAATAGACATGGCCAATATTTCAGACTGCACAACTTCTTTAAGGAGATTCCTTCTGTCCCCACTACCAGGCCTGCTGCATCTTCAAACTCCTGCAGTGGAAAAAATAGGCACTTCATGAAGCTGTGCATTTTTACCATATTCAGCAACATTATATTCATGGTTGGTATGCTTTACAATGGCACATGACCCTTTTGCTGTTGGTTCTTTGAGCTTCTCACTCTCCTTCTTCATCTTActcattttaagctatttttcaaACTCCTTTGAAGATGCAGGTTTCTACATCAaactaaaacaaataaaaactaaacTTATTTCAGCCCTTGATGTGCTTGTCAAGCCTGCTAAGAGGTAACAGTTTTACTGGGAGACAGAAGATGACACAAGACACACAAAATAGACTGTGTGGAAGTTATACGGTTTAGTATAGTGACATTGAAGACTTTAATACAAATACTCAATCATGGGTGAGCTCTCAAATCCATGACAAGGTCACAATTCAGCTACCTTTAGTTTTCCTAAAGGAATCCTACAGAAACAGTAGGTTTGAGAGTCTGAAGTCTGGgcctttttaaaatttaatttacaaaCATCCATATACTAACGGTTCCACGTTTGATAAGCTAATTACAGTAGCACTGCAGCTACCTTTGCAAGTCTAACACTGGTCTGTTTAGAAGGGTTGACTACATGGGAATTAACTGGTTGTTCATTGAGCTGATAAAAACAGATGTTGCTTTATATGCATTTTTTGTTAATAAGCAGGTAGAGCTAGATTTATTCAGGAATACCAAAACACAAAGGGAAGATCATTATTTTAAGCTTCTGTTGCTCTAACTTGGAGCAGCTTGTGGGTTGTCAGACCACAAGACCAAGGGACAGTgtcaggactgcagcagaaaccGGAAGAGAGGCAGCaggcaagaaaacaagaaaagaggaACTCCACAGCTTCCTTAGTCTGCTGCAgttctggcagaaaaaaaaaaataaataaaaaaaatgcataggGAATGTCTTCTGCCGCTTCCAAATTCACAACACTATTTAAGGAGACACATGAACCTTGCCTTAAATCTCAGAGCTACTGTTTAAAAAGTCAGTAGCTTTACATTCTTCCACTTCAACTGGGACATAAGAGAAAAGTTATTCATTACCTTCTCTTTCCTACTACCCTCACTCTTACCTCATGGAAGACTTCAGACCAGAGCCAGTCCTAACCAGGAACATATCTTACCTATGTACTCCTTCAGGAATCACGGTAGGGCTCTATAGTACAATTTCAGGTACTGCAGATGTAGTCCCTAATAGTTCTAAGGTCACCTGCAAGTGCTGAACAGTGTCTGCGTTTCACTTGATGCATAGTCACTGACTGGCAATAGAATAACAGGAGTGTCTTTTATCTGCTGAAAATGCCAGTCTGTCAAGGGCCAAATACCTTTCCAGGAAAGGCTCTTCCTCACCATCGTTGTTCTAGTCTCTCAGCTACAACAGCAGCATCTTCatacaaaacccacaaaagaaGTCAATCTTAACTGACTAGTTAGAACTATTAGGTTATGGCAAATGTTACGCATTGCACTAAAAATCTCAGCAGCATTTTAACATAAAAGAGTCAAAGGCAATTACAGTGCAGGATCTTTACCAACAAAACTCAAGCTAGAGACTAAGTTTTATTCCCTTACGTCTTGTGGAGTGACAGACCGATGCGTGTAGACATTTCAAGGACACATCCACTAACAAGAAGTTGAGCATGAGTATCATTACAGTCTAGTGGCACATAACTTGCACATGCTGACTCCATTTCTAGTCACGTCAACTACAGCAACCAATAACCTGTAGCGTACCTGATACAGGCAACCAAGTCCTACAGACCAAATTTTACCCATATATGATAAATAAAACTAACCACCCCTCACAGCTATGCACCCACTGTAGCCAGAGAGGTATATGATTTGCCATCATCTTGGATCTGCAATGCTTATACGACACAGGGTGATCAGCTGAGGGTGATTAAGAATGGTTTTCATACAATTTGTTTTCCTCAGGACATGTCTGAACTGCAGCATTGTCTGATCTAGCATAAATAGCATCAGCATTAAAAGATGGTTTACATTGCTTCTGCTACAGGCACTCCACATCCACTAAGccctcttctgcagcttgcCCAATTGCCAACAGTAGTGGCAACCTAGTAGCGCTATTTCTCTACAGCAGTTTGTTGCAGCACTTAAACAGTTACTGTCACGtagaaaatagtttttaatCCTGGAAACTAGCATTGCAGAAGCTACCCCACTGCCAGACTTCAAGTGAGTCGACAGCATCAGCTAtataaaacacaaaactttTCATACCACTGTGTTCTGTATCAGCAAGATCTTCTGGCAAGCAGGGTTTAGACCTCAGCATAATAGCTAGGTCAACACAGGCTTTTGCAAGCAGTATTGAGAAACAAGTTTGAAAGCAAGAACTAGATGCTTGGTGTGGGTAACCAAGGACCTACATCTATCTGGACTggaggaaaatatatttctccctcccctttctAATAGCCACAGACTACAGTGGTCTCAGTTGGACCTGGAAAATACAAGCAGGTCTGTAAGTTACTATTTGAGGGAGAAATGGGGCTTTTTTAAGTGTGCAGATTTCTGTCGTGAGACAAGGCTTTCTCTTCTGATGTTATACACTGGGCTCTTGCCACtcccatttcttttcagatcCTAAGGAGCACAGCTGGACCAGGAAGTCCACTGGTTGGGAAAGTGCTTTTTCTGAACAAAGCATGCACAGGAGCAGTTCAGGAGTTATGAGAGGCAGGCACTTACTGCTGTCCTTGTGTAAAGAGCTGTGTAGTacttaattttcatttactCTTGGACACATGTGCTTAACACCATAATTACTGCTTAGCAAGTCTGCGACTTTGCTTGAAGTTGTGAGGCAACTTAACCCCTCCTTCCACCTTTCTGAAATCCCGATGTTAAACTGTATGAAGACCAGGCCCAAGTCCCCATCAGTCTTATTTCTTAGCGGGCGCAGGGAAGAACCTTGTGGTGCAACATGCACTCCATGAGTGGGTGACTTCAGTCATCAGCAACTCCCACACAGCTGATGCTTCTAGCATATAGGAAGTTCCATAGCAGATGCCAGTCAGGAGCTTAAGTAGAGAGTTTCAAGGTGCAGAGCTGGCCAGGAAGAACATGCTTATTGCTCTGGGTAAGAtagctttgtttctttatcCTCTGCTCTAGCAACTCAATTCAGTCATGGCAGCTCCTTCTAGAATAGTTTCACATGAATCCTTTACAAAAGGACAGATTTAACAATTGACAGattctctttccttgtagaACTCTTGCTCCTAACTTCATACACAATTGAAGGGTATTACCAGACTCATCCTTCCGGTCTAACGagtcatttgtatttttatcacCAACTAGAAGAGCTCTTTAAGGCAACTGATAGGTTGACAGTGGTAGAAATAAACATAACAGAAGTTGCAAGACCTGTCTTTGAGGCAGGATGTTAGATAAGAATGCTCACTCTCTTTATACCAGGAAGTTACTTCTAGCTGGGTTAAGCTCTCCTACCGATATGTTAAGGTAGAAAATGTTTGAGATGGAGAACTAGGACCTCCAGGATGCATGAGATTTTATTTACTCTTACTAAAGTTTCCGGTCCAAGTTTGAGTGCAACACAGCAACTTACAGATTCCTCTTACAGATCTGTCTTGGCCAAATCTATATGTTTGTAcattaaaataatctgaatGCTTTTTTGTTTAAGAATTCAAAGGATCTGCTTTAGTTTGACCTCTAGGACAGAATAAAACCCGACTTCCTGTGGATGTAGTGCCCAGTAAATTCCCTTCCTGTAGGCACAGAAGCAAGTGAGAAGATAACCAGGCTGCATCAAGAAGCCCTTTCTAACTTCTATATGGAAAGGTCCT
The Lathamus discolor isolate bLatDis1 chromosome 6, bLatDis1.hap1, whole genome shotgun sequence DNA segment above includes these coding regions:
- the SNN gene encoding LOW QUALITY PROTEIN: stannin (The sequence of the model RefSeq protein was modified relative to this genomic sequence to represent the inferred CDS: inserted 1 base in 1 codon); protein product: MNIMLLNMVKMHSFMKCLFFPLQEFEDAAGLVVGTEGXLLKEVVQSEILAMSIMDHSPTTGVVTVIVILIAIAALGALILGCWCYLRLQRISQSEDEESIVGEGETKEPFLLVQYSAKGPCVERKAKLTPNGTEVHS